A part of Brassica rapa cultivar Chiifu-401-42 chromosome A05, CAAS_Brap_v3.01, whole genome shotgun sequence genomic DNA contains:
- the LOC103869252 gene encoding glutathione S-transferase T3-like, translated as MDSRNPLNPYGQSPSLVGLLNSQNFPYESYQSGVHFGESQQADIPPFSSQETATPLASKDRKKWTPADDEVIISAWINTSKDSVVGNSQKLGTFWSRVGEYYAASPHAKQSGDRREHLNIKQRWHKINDFTNKFCAAYAAAERQISSGQSDHDVLKMAHEIYFADHKKKFTLEHAWCILRFEQKWLSLNTPKPTGSSKRKECDTPSQSTNTTAADDEVRPEGVKAAKAKRNTAKGKSVADYETIMEMKREDWEMKKDDLDRKERLSKLAILDTLLAKKEPLKEAEEVVKTYRRSR; from the coding sequence ATGGATTCAAGGAATCCATTGAATCCATATGGTCAGTCCCCTAGTTTAGTTGGCCTCCTGAATAGTCAGAACTTTCCTTATGAAAGTTATCAATCGGGTGTCCACTTTGGAGAGTCACAACAGGCTGATATCCCTCCTTTTAGTTCACAAGAAACCGCGACACCATTGGCCTCTAAGGACAGAAAAAAGTGGACACCAGCTGATGACGAGGTTATCATCAGCGCTTGGATAAATACGTCTAAGGATTCGGTGGTAGGAAATTCACAGAAGTTAGGGACCTTCTGGTCCCGAGTAGGTGAATATTATGCTGCATCTCCACATGCAAAACAGAGTGGTGACCGAAGAGAGCATCTGAATATAAAACAGAGGTGGCACAAGATAAACGATTTCACCAACAAGTTCTGTGCTGCATATGCAGCAGCAGAGAGACAGATCAGCTCTGGTCAGAGTGATCACGATGTTCTCAAGATGGCGCACGAGATCTACTTCGCTGATCACAAGAAGAAATTTACTCTTGAGCATGCGTGGTGTATTCTGCGGTTTGAACAGAAGTGGCTAAGTCTGAACACTCCTAAACCGACTGGTTCTTCAAAGCGAAAAGAATGTGACACCCCGAGCCAAAGTACAAACACCACTGCTGCTGATGATGAGGTCCGGCCTGAAGGTGTAAAGGCGGCTAAGGCTAAAAGGAACACTGCAAAAGGAAAGTCAGTGGCTGATTATGAGACCATCATGGAGATGAAGAGGGAAGATTGGGAGATGAAGAAGGATGATTTGGACAGGAAGGAGAGACTGTCTAAGCTAGCTATTCTAGACACTCTTTTAGCCAAAAAAGAACCACTGAAAGAGGCTGAAGAAGTTGTAAAGACGTACAGACGATCAAGATGA